In Rosa chinensis cultivar Old Blush chromosome 1, RchiOBHm-V2, whole genome shotgun sequence, a genomic segment contains:
- the LOC112185187 gene encoding alpha-galactosidase 3, with amino-acid sequence MAKSKIISFSVFTLILCLSALAIAIAGRVAVPLLQFQDKPSFLRPTFSRIYDTSMYGALQLNNGLAQTPQMGWNSWNFFACDINETVIKETADALISTGLADLGYVYVNIDDCWSLPTRNSEGQLVPDPKTFPSGIKALADYIHGKGLKLGIYSDAGVFTCQVRPGSIYHESDDAKLFASWDLDYLKYDNCYNLGIPPKERYPPMREALNTTGRTIFYSICEWGVDDPALWAGKVGNSWRTTDDINDTWASMTTIADLNDKWASYAGPGGWNDPDMLEVGNGGMSYQEYRAHFSIWALMKAPLLIGCDVRNMTAETYEILSNEEVIAINQDSLGVQGRKVNVSGTDGVYQVWAGPLSGHRLAVALWNRGSTAKTITAKWEALGLQSSISVSVRDLWQHKLVKEDAVSSFGALVEAHDCHLYLFTPKTESLSTLAFA; translated from the exons ATGGCGAAGAGCAAGATCATCAGTTTCTCTGTGTTCACTCTGATTCTCTGTCTGTCAGCTCTGGCTATTGCAATTGCAGGCAGAGTAGCTGTGCCTCTGTTGCAATTCCAGGACAAACCCAGTTTCCTGAGACCAACTTTTAGTCGCATTTACGATACTTCAATGTATGGTGCTCTGCAACTCAATAATGGATTGGCTCAAACGCCTCAAATGGG GTGGAATAGCTGGAATTTCTTTGCTTGTGATATTAATGAAACCGTGATCAAGGAAACAG CTGATGCCCTCATCTCCACCGGATTAGCTGATTTAGGTTATGTGTATGTCAATATAG ATGATTGCTGGTCTTTACCAACACGAAATTCTGAG GGTCAACTGGTCCCTGATCCTAAAACATTTCCATCGGGAATTAAAGCTCTTGCCGATTATATACATGGGAAGGGCCTCAAGCTTGGAATATATTCTGATGCCGG GGTTTTTACATGTCAAGTTCGACCAGGTTCAATTTATCATGAAAGTGATGACGCCAAGCTGTTTGCTTCTTGG GACTTAGATTACTTGAAGTATGACAACTGTTACAATCTGGGCATCCCACCAAAAGAACG GTACCCACCCATGCGTGAGGCCCTAAATACAACTGGACGCACAATTTTCTATTCAATTTGTGAATG GGGTGTTGATGATCCTGCTTTATGGGCTGGGAAAGTTGGGAATAGTTGGCGTACAACAGATGATATCAATGATACATGGGCAAG CATGACTACAATTGCTGATTTGAATGACAAGTGGGCATCATATGCTGGACCTGGTGGATGGAATG ATCCAGATATGTTGGAAGTTGGCAATGGAGGCATGAGTTACCAGGAATACCGTGCTCATTTTAGCATCTGGGCTTTGATGAAG GCCCCTCTTTTGATTGGTTGTGATGTTAGAAACATGACTGCAGAAACATACGAAATTCTGAGCAATGAGGAGGTTATTGCTATAAACCAAG ATTCTCTTGGGGTTCAAGGAAGGAAAGTGAATGTTTCAGGAACAGATGGTGTCTACCAG GTTTGGGCGGGTCCTCTATCTGGACATCGTTTGGCTGTTGCTCTTTGGAATCGGGGTTCAACAGCAAAGACTATAACAGCTAAATGGGAAGCACTTGGACTGCAATCCAGCATTAGTGTCTCAGTGAGAGATTTGTGGCAG CACAAACTAGTTAAGGAGGATGCCGTATCCTCATTTGGTGCTCTGGTTGAAGCTCATGACTGTCACCTGTACCTCTTCACCCCCAAGACTGAGTCACTAAGTACTTTAGCCTTCGCTTAA
- the LOC112185380 gene encoding potassium transporter 2 has protein sequence MDLEKAKCWDTSKKNSWKNTLLLAYQSLGVVYGDLSISPLYVYKSAFAEDIQHSQTNEEIYGVLSFVFWTLTLVPLVKYVFIVLRADDNGEGGTFALYSLICRHAKVSLLPNRQLADEAVSTYKLEHAPEKEKSSWLKVVLERSKTLHTALLVLVLLGTCMVIGDGVLTPAMSVFSAVSGLELSMSKEHHLYAVVPITCFILLCLFALQHYGTHRVGFFFAPVVVAWLLCISALGLYNIFHWNQHVYQALSPYYMFKFLRKTRTSGWMSLGGILLCITGSEAMFADLGHFSYSAIQVAFTFLVYPALILAYMGQAAYLSQHHHSNHQIGFYVSVPKIVRWPVLVLAILASVVGSQAIISGTFSIINQSQSLGCFPRVKVVHTSDKIHGQIYIPEINWMLMILCIAVTIGFRDTKHIGNASGLAVMAVMLVTTCLTSLVIILCWHKPPILALCFLLFFGSIELLYFSASLTKFREGAWLPILLALFLMTIMYVWHYATIKKYEYDLHNKVSLDWLLALGPSLGITRVPGIGLVFTDLTSGIPANFSRFVTNLPAFHRILVFVCVKSVPVPYVPPAERYLVGRVGPAAHRSYRCIVRYGYRDVHQDVDSFESQLVEKLSDFIRYDWYRTRRTSSGTEDDASRSTDISDSRLAVIGTVALSGVPAYEMEETLQTSVSGFATVESVTDVIEMAPVERRVRFAIDDQESQADTLTDNDMLREELHDLHEAQQAGTAFILGHTHVKAKQGSSVMKRLAINFGYNFMRRNCRGADVALKVPPVSLLEVGMVYIV, from the exons ATGGATCTTGAGAAGGCCAAATGTTGGGACACTTCAAAG AAGAACTCTTGGAAGAACACTCTGCTCTTAGCATACCAGAGCCTTGGCGTAGTATATGGGGACCTGAGCATTTCCCCTCTCTATGTCTACAAGAGCGCATTCGCAGAAGATATTCAACATTCACAGACCAATGAAGAGATTTATGGTGTACTTTCCTTCGTGTTCTGGACCCTTACTCTAGTCCCTCTGGTCAAGTATGTCTTCATAGTCCTTAGAGCCGACGATAATGGAGAGG GTGGTACTTTTGCACTCTATTCATTGATATGTAGGCATGCCAAAGTAAGCCTTCTACCGAACCGTCAGCTTGCTGATGAGGCGGTCTCTACTTATAAATTGGAGCACGCACCGGAGAAGGAAAAGAGTTCCTGGTTGAAAGTGGTACTTGAGAGGTCCAAGACCTTGCATACTGCTTTGCTGGTTCTTGTTCTTCTTGGCACTTGTATGGTAATTGGTGATGGAGTGCTCACTCCCGCCATGTCAG TATTTTCTGCAGTGTCTGGCCTGGAATTATCCATGTCCAAGGAACATCACTTGT ATGCTGTGGTTCCGATTACTTGTTTCATATTGCTATGTCTATTTGCACTTCAACACTACGGAACACATCGAGTTGGATTCTTTTTTGCACCAGTGGTGGTGGCATGGCTTCTATGCATCAGTGCTCTTGGCTTATATAACATATTCCACTGGAATCAGCATGTCTATCAAGCTCTTTCTCCATATTACATGTTCAAGTTCTTGAGAAAGACCAGGACAAGTGGATGGATGTCTCTAGGTGGAATATTGCTGTGCATAACAG GTTCAGAGGCAATGTTTGCCGATCTTGGACACTTCTCTTATTCTGCCATTCAG GTTGCTTTTACCTTTTTGGTTTATCCAGCACTTATATTGGCATATATGGGTCAAGCTGCTTACTTATCACAACATCACCACAGCAACCACCAGATCGGCTTTTATGTCTCAGTCCCAA AAATTGTGCGATGGCCAGTCCTTGTACTAGCCATTCTTGCTTCTGTTGTGGGAAGCCAAGCAATCATCAGTGGAACATTTTCTATCATAAACCAGAGCCAGTCACTTGGTTGCTTCCCAAGGGTCAAGGTTGTTCACACTTCTGACAAGATACACGGCCAGATCTATATCCCTGAGATCAATTGGATGCTCATGATCCTCTGCATTGCTGTTACCATTGGATTCAGAGACACAAAACACATAGGGAATGCATCTG GGTTAGCTGTGATGGCAGTTATGCTAGTGACCACATGCCTAACTTCCTTGGTGATCATCCTTTGTTGGCACAAACCACCTATTCTAGCCCTTTGCTTCTTACTCTTCTTTGGGTCAATTGAATTGCTGTACTTCTCAGCTTCACTCACCAAGTTCCGCGAGGGTGCTTGGCTTCCCATTCTTCTTGCCCTGTTCCTCATGACCATCATGTATGTTTGGCACTATGCAACTATCAAGAAGTACGAATATGACCTCCACAACAAGGTTTCATTAGATTGGCTTTTAGCCTTGGGTCCAAGCTTGGGAATAACTCGAGTCCCTGGAATTGGCCTTGTGTTCACTGATCTCACCTCTGGCATTCCTGCTAACTTCTCCCGCTTTGTAACCAACCTCCCTGCTTTCCACCGCATCCTAGTATTTGTGTGTGTAAAATCTGTCCCTGTTCCTTATGTGCCTCCTGCTGAGCGATACCTAGTTGGTCGTGTTGGTCCTGCAGCTCATCGGTCCTATAGGTGCATTGTTCGGTATGGATACCGAGATGTTCACCAGGATGTTGACTCCTTTGAATCCCAGCTAGTTGAGAAGCTGTCTGATTTCATCCGTTATGACTGGTATCGAACTCGTAGAACTAGCTCAGGCACTGAAGATGATGCGTCACGCTCTACTGATATTAGTGACAGTAGATTGGCTGTGATTGGAACAGTGGCATTGTCTGGTGTACCAGCTTATGAGATGGAGGAGACTCTGCAGACAAGTGTATCTGGTTTTGCAACTGTTGAAAGTGTCACAGATGTTATTGAGATGGCACCCGTAGAAAGAAGAGTGAGGTTTGCAATTGATGATCAGGAGTCTCAGGCTGATACGCTGACTGACAATGACATGTTACGAGAAGAGCTCCACGATCTGCATGAAGCTCAGCAAGCCGGGACCGCGTTTATACTTGGGCATACACATGTTAAAGCAAAGCAAGGCTCATCTGTGATGAAGAGATTGGCCATTAACTTCGGATACAATTTCATGAGGAGGAACTGCAGGGGGGCGGATGTGGCGCTCAAGGTGCCACCAGTGTCGCTTCTTGAGGTTGGCATGGTCTATATTGTTTAG